Within the Vagococcus carniphilus genome, the region CTGCAAATCCACCTAAGACATCTTCTAAAATTGGTAAATTTTTACCAACGTGAGATTTACCATTCATTCCTAATTTAGCTGTTGCTCCACCTGCTACTAAAACAACATTCTTATAAGTTTCAGCTTTAACTAAAGAAGCTGCTGAAATTAAAGCATGAGTAGGTGCCGCACAGAAACTTCTTAAATCGCTACCTGTTGCATTAACACAACCACACATTTCAGCGATAGCTTTCGCAAAGTTACCACCACCACGTTGATTCATATCACCACAAGCTTCTTCACTACATTCAATAACGTAGTCAACATCACTTGCATCAATACCTTTTTCAGCTAGTAAATGACGTAGTGCTAATACACCACTTGCTTTTACAACTAAGTTTTCTAACATCACATGAGCATTTAAATTCACATCAATCTCATGAGCACGCACCACACAACCTACTAATTGGCGATCATGATATAAGCCTTCTGCTTCATGTTCATCAACTTGCTCTTTGATCCAATCAAGTTCGACACCTTCATGAATTTTCTCAGCATCCTCTTTAAATAGTTTATGATTTGATAAAGCTGTTTTAACCTCTTTAGCAAATTCTGTTTCTAAATAAACTAATTCAAAGACATCACATAATTGAAGTAAACCAAAAAATTCCATTTGAGGCATAATTTCTCCCGTTTCACTGAAACGTTTGCCTTCAACTGGTTTATCTACCCAAGGTTGTTCAATTTCTTTTAATTCTTTGTAGTTTAAATTACCAATATAAGTTTGGTTTGGGGCATAATTAACAACTTCTTCATAGCTACGAATATTGTCATAAAGTGTTTTTAAATACTCACTATCAGGGTTAGTAATTTTTTCTGTTGTTTGCGTTGTGCCGTTATGCTCAATCATATCTGGTGTATGAACTAAAACATAACTACTTCCTTTTAATACTGGAAAGTCCATTTGGCAAGCTCCTTCCTTTTTAAAGAAAGAGGTTGAAAACTAAGTCATCAACCTCTTTAAAATTGTTTATTAATATTTTGAGTACTCTTTACGAATACTAGATACTTCTTCAATGATATCATCCACATCTAAAACCATTTCCATCATACCGATTTGCTCTTCATAAACTGCTTCATCGACATATTCTTTGAATTCTGGTTCTACTACATGGTATACAGCTAAACCTAGCTGTTGATTGGTTAATGGACCTGCGTATGTTGGATCTCCGTTAGTGACTGTTTCGGCAGCTAATCCTCCTGCTTCACCTTCTGCTGCTCCGATTAATACCACCACATTTTCTGCGCCGTATTTATCTGCTGCATCTTTCACTCGACGTTGATTCTCTAAGTCCATTGCACCTGCTGCCGTTCAGACAAAACATTCAGTTGAAGAAAATATTACTTCAGCTGACGTGCCTTCTAGACATGTTTCTATTGCTAAGCCTGGAATACCATCACGGTCTCCAATGACTACAATCTTTTTGTTATCTAACAATGTCATCTTGCTTCCTCCTTTATTTAGTTTAAAAATATCTCTAGATATATTTTTTAATTAATTCTTCTATTTTTTCTTTTGTACAATCATCTTTAGCTACTTCATCAACTTTTTCGCCATTATGATAAATTGAAATAACAGGTAATCCCATTATTTTATGTTGAATACAGAAACGACGAACCTTTTTTTGTGAGGTATTAAATTTAGTGAAGTATAAAGAATCACCATATTTTTCAGAAAGTTCAACAACTGCTGGCATAATAGCTAGACAGTTCTCACACGTTTCGCCCCACCAATCAACTAAAACTGGTTTGTCTTTTTTTAATACTTCTTCTTCAAAATTATCTACTGTTAATTCAATCATGATATTAGCTCCTTCTATGATTTAGTTAATTCTACATATTTTTGTGCTGAATGAGCAGCGGTAGCTCCGTCTCCAGCAGCTGTGATTACTTGACGTAATGTTTTTGGTCGAATATCTCCTGAAGCAAAAACACCTGGAAGAGATGTTGACATATCTTCTTTTGTTTTAATATAGCCCCAGTCGTCTAATTCCAGAACACCTTTATAAAGTTCAGTATTTGGAATGTAACCGATAAAGACAAAGATACCAAATGTTCCATCATCTTCATCTGCTAAGATTTCTGTTGTTTCGCCTGTTTCAGTATTTCTGATAACCATTGATTCAACTAAACCATCTCCACGAATCTCGTCAATCACTGTATTGAAAATATAATCAATTTTCGGATTTTTCTTCGCTTGCTCAATCGCAATTTCATCTGCTGTTAGATGCGGTAAGTTTTGAAGAATCGTTACTTTTCTGGCAAAGCTCGTAATAAATTCAGCTTCTTCAACCGCTGAGTTACCACCGCCAACCACGTAAACTTCTAAATCTTCAAAGAAAGCTCCATCACAAGTGGCGCAATAAGAAACACCTTTACCTTGTAAGTCTTTCTCACCTTCACAACCGATTGGTCTAGGTTGAGCACCATTGGCACAAATGACAGCATGACTATCATAAACAGTGCCATCTGAACAGATAACACGTTTAATCTTACCTTCTAACTCAATTGATTTCACATCTTTACTTAAATGGATTTCAGCGCCATATTTAGTCGCTTGATCAGCCATTCGTTTAACTAATGCTGGGCCTGAAGGATCTTTATCATCTTTTCCTTCAATGGCTCCAGGAAAGTTAGCAATTTCATGAGTTAAAGCTATTTGTCCACCAATTTTAGTTTTTTCTAAAACAACTGTTTTCAATCTTGCCCTGGCATTATATAAAGCAGCTGTTAAACCAGAAGGTCCACCGCCGATAATGACTACATCATAAATTTCTGACATAACATACTCTCCTTAAGACACTAATCGTCTCTTTATTCAAATACTGTTTGTTCTTCTACTGGTGTTTGTAAAGCAACTAAAGCTTTTTTAACTAATTTCATACGTAGTTTTTTCTCTTCTACTTCATCTAAACTTGGGTTACCAAGAGGATGAGGAATAGCAATCGTTGGAACAATTCTGTTAGCTCCAACTGTTAGAGAAATAGGAACTACAGTACACATATGAACAACTGGAATACCTGTTTTTTCAATCTCTTTAACCATCGTTGCACCGCAACGAGTACAGGTACCTCAGGTGGATGTTAGTATAACAGCATCTACACCATCTCTTACCAAATCTTTGGCAATTTCAGCAGCGTATTTTTTAGCGTTTGCTACAGAAGTTCCGTTTCCTACTGTTGTGTAGAAATAAGGATAAATTTCGCCAATTTCGCCAGCTTTTTCAAGTTCTCGTAACACATCAACTGGTAAAACTCTATCAGCATCTTGGTTAGCATAGACTGGGTCGTAGCCACCGTGAGCTGTTTCATAAGTAGCATCAGTTAAATTAGACACACTTGAGATGTCATATTTACCAAATTTAGAAGCACTACTTGATTCAATATGATCAGGGTTTCCTTTAGGTACAATACCACCTGAAGTAACCAAAGCGATTTTAGCTTTTTTAATGTCTTTAACAGGTTGTCCTGGTTCAACATTATCAAATTCTGGCATTGGGAATTCTGTTGTAAATTCTTTACCTGATAATTTGTTAACTAACATATCTACCGCACGATAAGAACCTTGATGTTCTGTTTGATAGTTTTTACGTCCTCTTACATAATAGTTATCTTCTGCAGGACTTACTTCTTCTTTGTTTAATAATTTAAGTGCTAATTTAGCAATACCTGGAACTGCTTTTCTCATTGTTGCTGCACTGTTTCCAACTGGTACAATGTAAGCATCTTTTTTATACATATCAGTTCCTGGATTTTCTTCATAAAGACCAGTTACAGCTGGAATATTTAATTCTTCCATAACACCTTTTGCAACTGCCCCACAAGCCATACCATATCTTCCGGCATTAAATCCTGGTCCTGCAATTACTAAATCTGGTTTATATGAAGCAATCATTTCCATTACTTCTTTTAAAGCTGAGTCTAGATTTTCGTTGAAGTAGCTGTCACCACAAATAACAGTTCCTACAATTTCTACATCCTCACCTAAAGCTCCTTTAAATGCTTGTCCAGGTCCTACGATTTCTGCTTTAGTCATTGGTTTGATATCTGCTTTTTCTTCTCCACCAATTCCTGCGTAGAACTGGTTAATATAATGAACGACTCTATATTTAGCCATGTTCTTCCTCCTTTATATCAATTGACGATTAATATTTTGAATACTCTTTACGAATACTAGATACTTCTTCAATGATGTCATCCACATCTAAAACCATTTCCATCATACCGATTTGCTCTTCATAAACTGCTTCATCGACATATTCTTTGAATTCTGGTTCTACTACATGGTATACAGCTAAACCTAGCTGTTGATTGGTTAATGGACCTGCGTATGTTGGATCTCCGTTAGTGACTGTTTCGGCAGCTAATCCTCCTGCTTCACCTTCTGCTGCTCCGATTAATACAACTACATTTTCTGCACCGTATTTATCTGCTGCATCTTTCACTCGACGTTGATTCTCTAAGTCCATTGCACCTGCTGCCGTTCAGACAAAACATTCAGTTGAAGAAAATATTACTTCAGCTGAGGTGCCTTCTAGACATGTTTCTATTGCTAAGCCTGGAATACCATCACGGTCTCCAATGACTACGATTTTTTTGTTATCTAACAATGTCATGTCATTGCCTCCTTCATCTTAAGTTTTTTATTTTTTTAGTATCCTTTTGCTGATGTCTTATTAAAGCCGATTTCATTTGTAGCACCTGTGATAGCTTGAAGTTCAACTTCAATACTACCATCTTCACGTAAACTACCATCAAATCCTCCAGCTATAACATCAACATAATCTAATTGACCAATTAATTTATCCATTGGTGGAAGAACAATAATTTCATTCGCATTTCCCCCTGTAACAACAGCATCTGCCAATGGATCAGCATCTGCTAATGATTGACTTGCGCCATCACGACCAGCGTACTCATCTGTTACAATAACTGTTTTAATATCTTTTTCTTCAATTTTTTTACAGTTCATAATTAAGTCAGTATCAGGGTTACCAAAACCTTCTTGAGTAATAATAACGCCATCTAAACCTAAGTATTCAGATAATTTAGCTGAAAAATCACTTGATCTAACTTTATCTGCTAGATAAACTGTTTCATTTGTAATAATAACGCCCATAAAGTTAATATCTTTACCGTGACGTGCGTATAAATCATGAATAACAGGGTTATTTAAATGATGATAAGTTGTGTTTTTATCACATGCTGATACACAGTTACCACTTAAAACTGCTCCATCCATTACTTCTGTTGGATAAAGGATTGTTGGAATAATATGTTTTGCATCTGCACCATATACATAAGTATCATGAAGCAATCCTTGTGTTTGTAACATATAAACATATCCTACTTTTGGTAAATCTGGATATTGTTCAATTTGTTTTAATAATGGAAGTGTTTCGTAAGTTGTCACTTCATCTGGTTCAACTGTTTCTCCCAGTTTTCCTAAATAGCTTGCTACTTTAAGGCCGGCAAATCGTGCTGCCTCTTCGTAAATATGTGGATCTAATCCTTCTGTTGGTTCAATGACTAAACAAATATTATTTAATTTTGAAAATGGTGTTTGTTCTGCTCCAGGACCAGACATATCGATAATACCTTCTTGGAATCCAACGATTTTACCAACCGTCATAACAGAACAGCCTTTTAAAACATGGGTTCTGCCTTCTCCAACAATGCCCATTTTTCCAATAACGCCTGGAAAAATTTCAGCTTTTGAATCAATCTTACATCTTGGTTCAATGACATCTTTAACTGGTGTAATTCTTGTTTTATCTCCTGGTTCTGCTATTTCAATCGTACAATTTCCAATACGATCATCTTCTAAAACCATATCAATAATCGCTTGTTCATTAATATAAAGCGTATGGTTTTCTATTTTTTCTTCATTACCTTTTATTACTTTATCAATCTTGATGTTTCCCAGTTCTAACTTCATTCTCTCACCTCTATAGTATTTATTTGTTTCAAACAGCTATTTAGAAATGACACACCCTTTCACTTTTTATTTTCAGCCATAATCATGGCGGATAAACTAATTAAGAAACATGCATGCGTACTAAAGTGTCTTTTATTAAATAGTAATCAACAAAAGCAAAATCTTCTAATACGCGTTCAGTCCAGTTTGGACGCATTTTATTTTTCATAAACTTTTGATAAACCTCTAGGGCCTGATCAATATAGTCCAAACTTTCGATATCAATTGCCTCACTCTTTTTGGTAGAGAGTACAATAGATTTATAGTACGTTTCATTTGGTTTAATACTTCCACTTAATGGATGTGTTAGAAGAACCATTTTTTCTTCAATGATTAATCTTTTAACCACTTCTAAAACTTCTCCGTACTCAATTTCTTCATACTGTACTGGAATACCTTCCACTTTTTCTCTTACCTTCGGATTATTGGTTATTAGTAACATAGACATTTCCTCCAAAAAAATAGTCAGACAAACAAACCAACTTATTGAGCATACTTATCCAGTAAAAATGCACAACAAGCCACCCTGTTTCTCTGACTGTTTTGATTATTAAATTGTTCCATTGAACAACCTTGTTCTTTTTCTAATTTGTGTCATGTAAAACGAATCATCATCATTCTCACCCTTTCTTTTGTAAGCGTTATCTGTTTATAAGTTCATAATATCACAATTAGATTTAATAACAATATTTATTAAAAATCTCTTTCCATTTTCTTAAACAAAAAACATAATATGGTTCTATTTATTAATTTCACAAAAGAAATTATACATATTATCCACTTTTAAACTAATCAAAAAGAAGAGTAACACCTGTGTTGACAAGGTTACTCTTCTTTAAAATTATGATAGTATTCAACTAATTAAGTATTTATTAATATGAAACTTATTTTAATCATTTAAAAATTGTTTCATCTCAGATACTATTTTTTTAGACTGAGTTCTGTGTAAATAGTGTCCTCCTTCTAATTCAAAAGAAGCACCTTTATTGGCATTTTTTACTTGTTTTAAATGAAGATCTCTCCACGTTGGAACAGTCTCAGCGTTTCCATGATCAATGAATAATAGTAAAGGAAGTGATTTAGGAAAAGTCATAGTTTTTACTTTTTCAAAACTATTATCTAATTCGATGCCTTCACTTCTCATGGATTGATTTCCTGTATTTTTAAGATTAAGCATTCGATATTGTTCGTTCTCTTCTTTTGTTAAATGAGGATACTCAAATAATTCTGGTCTCATTTTTGTAAATAATCTTAAGACTCCACTGTAACGTAAAAAATCGATTGTCTTAGTTGGATTGCCTGGCCAAGGTTGATTAGGAACACTCGTATCTATCCCCACAAATGCTTTGACTTCATTGGGATAAGTATTAACATAATTCATTCCATAAATACCTGAGATTGAGTGTCCCATTAGAATAAATGACTCTATTTTTAATTGCGCCAAGACATAATGAATTTCTTCTGTCACATTTTCTAATGTGCGCTCTCTTTTCGTTTGACTACTTAATCCGTAACCAAATGGTTCAATCGTTATCACTTGATAATCTGATTTCAACTCATTAATTAATGGTTTAAAATCAATCCCTGGGCTTGGTGTACCGTAACCAGGTAATAGCACAATTGTTTCTTTTCCTTTACCATCAATCCTAACATTCATTTTTCCATCGTACACATCTATTTTCTGACCATAATCTTTTATCTTTTTAGTTTCTTTTGACAAAGCTATTTGATTAACTGTAGCTGTCACAAGTAAGGCAACAACGATAATCCCTACTATAGCTAACACAATTCTAAGAAACCATTTACCTATTTTTTTTATTGTCATTTTTTCTCCTCTTCCACCCAAAACATTCTTTGGTATGTTTCACAATACTGAAAATTTGAAAAAAAGTCAACAAAAAAAGTTTGAAAGACAATATTTCTATTATCTCTCAAACTTTTACTTATTAATCTACAGTCAGCGTTTCTCCTACTGCCATCACTTGCCCAATGCCTTCAGGTAATAACGCCACAAACTCATTTGGGTTTTGTTTTATTACCGGAAACGTATTGTAATGAATTGGGACAACTTTTTTTGCTTGGATAGTTCGACTTGCTTTGGCTGCATCTTTTAATCCCATTGTAAAATTATCACCAATTGGTAAAAAGGCCACTTCTATCTCGAAATCCTCACTTAAAAGTGCCATATCACTAAAATAAGCTGTATCTCCTGCATGATAAATTGTCTTGCCTTCAATCTCTAAAACAAAACCAGCAGGCTCACCCATATAAAGCATCTCTTTACCTAATTCATAACCAGAACTATGTTGAGAAAAAACCATTTTTACTCGTCCAAATGGAAATTCAAAGGAGCCTCCAATGTTCATTGCGTGAGTTTTTTCAACACCATTTTTAGTTGCTAAATGAACTATTTCTGGTATTGCAATGATAGTTGCGTCATTTTTTTTAGCAATTGAAATCATGTCACCTATATGATCATTGTGCCCATGAGTAATCAATAAATAATCTGCTTTCACATCTCTAGCTTTCAAATCCGTTAATGAATTACCTGTAATAAAAGGGTCAAATAAAAGTCGAGTGCCATCATTTGTTATGACTGAAATAACCGAATGTCCATGATAAGTAATCTCCATTGCTAAAACCTCCACTTTCTATGAATTAATAAGTTACGCTATCTAAGAATAAAGCTTGAGCTGGAACTGTTTTACCAGCATCTCTTCTTACTTTTTGTTCAAAAATATCATCAATAACGGATACTTCTAATGTTCCATCACCAATTTCTAACAAGGTTCCCATAATAATACGAACCATATTATATAAGAAGCCGTTTCCAACAAATGTAAAATGCAACATCCCATTTTCTTCTTCAACCGTTATACTATCAATAGTTCTTGTTGTTGATTTCTTAGATTTTTTAAGTGAAGAGAAACCTAAAAAGTCATGAGTTCCTACTAATTTTTCACACGCTTCATTCAAGCGGTCTAAATCCAATTTTTCCACATAATGATAGCTATGATGATGATCAAATACAGAAGGTACACGATGATTCCAAACATAGTAGCTATATTGTTTTTCTTTTGCATTATATCTTGCATGGAATCTTTCCGGTACTTCCTCAATTTCCTTAATCACAATATCTTTAGGAAGATAGTAATTTAAATAGTCTTGCATTTCTAATAATGACATAGTTGATTCTGTTTTAAAGTTTGCTACTTGCCCTCTACTATGAGCACCTGCATCTGTTCGACCAGAACCAATAATCTCTACTTTTTCTTCCGTCATTTTTTCAATAGTCGTTTCAATTTTTCCTTGGATCGTTTTATCTGAATCACCAAGTCTTTGCCATCCTGAATAGCGGCGACCATCGTATTCAACCGTTAATTTAATATTTCTCATGTCTTTATATTCCCCTTTAGTTTTAAGTCCAGCATCCTAATCAATACCTTGTTAACTCATTGTAACAAAAAATGAGTCAAAAGGATTGTCTAAATTAATTGAGACCATTCAATTAGGAAAAATTTGTTGGATGCCTTCTTCAAAAGTGATTTTCTTTTTTAGAATCCATTGTTGCTTTTATCTTGCCTTAGCTAATGAATCTGTGTAATATTTGGCTACGCATCTTTAAAATATCTAATGTTTCCTGAAAAATTATTTTCATTTCTTCCTTATATTGCTAGTAATGTAAAAGACTCGTCTAATGTTAGTTAGTCGAGTTAAATAGTTGATTAGCATGAAAATTATTATTCTTATTTAGTTTATATCCTTTGAAGAAGATATATTAGTATTATAATTTACTAATAGGGAGGTGTTCTTGTGGATAAAAAAGATTGGTTAAATTCAGGATTTTATTTAGCACTTATTTTGATAATTAGTTTTTGTATGAACCTCACGTCAAATTTATTATATCAATTTGGGATAGCTCTTATTGGAGCAGTAATCGGAAACCAAGTTCACAAAGCATTTATAAAACCAAAACTTTAGTTAGTCCCTAAGAGAAAAGCCTTCAGATATTATTCTGAGGGCTTAAAAATCAATATAATTAACTTCGTTTTCACAATTTTTAATAACGTCTATCAAATCATATGTTTCTAAAAACACAGTACTAGTATTTACGTTAGGATGAACACCAATGATACTATTCCTAAAATATGAATCAATGAACACCTGGACATTACTATCTTTATTATTTATAACTCCTAAAGGGGTTACAGCTCCTTTTTCTAGCGATAAAAACTTATTTAAATCATTCTCAGAGCAAAAACTTAATGCTCTTGAAGTGATTAATTCTCTTAATTCTTTTAAATTGATATGTCTATCTTCCTTAACAACTATTAAGTAGTAATTTCTTTTTTTATCATCACGAATAAATAAATTTTTCGCAATTTTTTCAGAATTAGGCAGATTTAATGAATTCATTTCTTCAATTGTATAGATGGCAGGATGTTTAACCAATTCAAATTTAATACCTAATGCTTTTAACTTGTCTATTACATTATTCATATAAATTCTCCTCCCAAAAAATAATTGTGTTAATCAAACATTATAAATAATTGAAATAAAACAAACAAATTTTATCAATAATAGTAGGAATAACTGAGTTAAAAATATGATTCGTTTCTCCAAATTTCACCTCGACAATTATCAAATCCATTTTCTTAAAAAAACTTCTTTATTTTTTAAGCTTCAGTCAACTGGTGTTCATCGACTAAGCTCCCTATACCTTGTTGTCGATATTCATCATGTACTATGATATCTCATGTTGTAGCCCTATACCATATATATATCTAAAACCAATTAACCTATTATTTTCATTTCTTAACTACACTAGAAGTTACATCGTTCAAAAAGTAATGAATAGTCTGAACCCCTTCTATCCCAACTAATCCTTTATCTTAAACCTGAAACTCCTTCATCAAGGATGATACCGTTAATACTAATAGAAACATGACTTATAAACACACCTCGAAAAGTATTATTTTTTTCATTAACTATAAATTATTCAGGTAATTACTGGTTAACATAACTGATAATTATACTAAATTAATTTATCAGTGATATAATATATTATACGAGGAGTGATTATCATGGATAAAAAAATTATCAAAGGATTAGGATTTTTTTAATTTTAATAGCATGTATTATTCTTTTAAGTATGAATAATTTTATATTTCCAATAATAGAAGATGGATCAATAGACACTGGAGAATACTATTTAAGAATTTTTATTAACGCACTAAGGTTTATAGTATTAGCAATTATTTCAAGTTCTATAGGTATTAAATTGTTATTTAAAGACTAGGTTAACATTGTAAAATTTAACCCAAGAAATTGATACATCAAGAATTCAAACTGCTACTTTGTAAATTCTTATTTTATTTTCTTAGTGAATTTTTATCACTTTCAATTAATCAAACTACCTCACCGATCAAAATTTAGTTCTATCCGTTCAATCCATTGTCCACTCATCTTATCTAAAAAACTTAGAAACATCCTCTAACAATTCAATTTGTCAATCTTATTTTTGGTTTTGGCTACTTACTCCAGCATATGAATTTTATAATAATTCAATGCACAACTTAAATATCTTGTTCTGATTTACTTTAATTATAAAAAAATAAAACTAGTGATGAGTAATCAGCTTCTATGATTATTCACCACTAGTTTAACTCACAGTAATTAGTTTGCTTTTCAATTTCAATATAAGATGTTCTGTGTACACTAATCGTTTCAATTAGGAAAAAATTTGTTGAATCCCTTCTTCAAAAATAGTTTTCTTTTTTAGAAACCATAGTTGTTTCTATCTGCTTTAGCAAATACATTTCTGTAATATTTAGCTAATTCCTAGATCACCTGCTTTTAAAAGCTAGGTAATACTTTTTAGCTGTTTTTCTAAAAACAATAATTCCATAAACAAATACTCCAATACTTGCAATAATACTGGAGTAAAGAAGACTGGATAACCATGAATCTATATTGAAAAATTGTTTTAAACTTTGAGCAAAAATAAAACAGATAAT harbors:
- a CDS encoding alpha/beta hydrolase, translated to MTIKKIGKWFLRIVLAIVGIIVVALLVTATVNQIALSKETKKIKDYGQKIDVYDGKMNVRIDGKGKETIVLLPGYGTPSPGIDFKPLINELKSDYQVITIEPFGYGLSSQTKRERTLENVTEEIHYVLAQLKIESFILMGHSISGIYGMNYVNTYPNEVKAFVGIDTSVPNQPWPGNPTKTIDFLRYSGVLRLFTKMRPELFEYPHLTKEENEQYRMLNLKNTGNQSMRSEGIELDNSFEKVKTMTFPKSLPLLLFIDHGNAETVPTWRDLHLKQVKNANKGASFELEGGHYLHRTQSKKIVSEMKQFLND
- the grdA gene encoding glycine/sarcosine/betaine reductase complex selenoprotein A, encoding MTLLDNKKIVVIGDRDGIPGLAIETCLEGTSAEVIFSSTECFVUTAAGAMDLENQRRVKDAADKYGAENVVVLIGAAEGEAGGLAAETVTNGDPTYAGPLTNQQLGLAVYHVVEPEFKEYVDEAVYEEQIGMMEMVLDVDDIIEEVSSIRKEYSKY
- the trxA gene encoding thioredoxin TrxA, with protein sequence MIELTVDNFEEEVLKKDKPVLVDWWGETCENCLAIMPAVVELSEKYGDSLYFTKFNTSQKKVRRFCIQHKIMGLPVISIYHNGEKVDEVAKDDCTKEKIEELIKKYI
- a CDS encoding GrdX family protein → MLLITNNPKVREKVEGIPVQYEEIEYGEVLEVVKRLIIEEKMVLLTHPLSGSIKPNETYYKSIVLSTKKSEAIDIESLDYIDQALEVYQKFMKNKMRPNWTERVLEDFAFVDYYLIKDTLVRMHVS
- the grdC gene encoding glycine/sarcosine/betaine reductase complex component C subunit beta; protein product: MDFPVLKGSSYVLVHTPDMIEHNGTTQTTEKITNPDSEYLKTLYDNIRSYEEVVNYAPNQTYIGNLNYKELKEIEQPWVDKPVEGKRFSETGEIMPQMEFFGLLQLCDVFELVYLETEFAKEVKTALSNHKLFKEDAEKIHEGVELDWIKEQVDEHEAEGLYHDRQLVGCVVRAHEIDVNLNAHVMLENLVVKASGVLALRHLLAEKGIDASDVDYVIECSEEACGDMNQRGGGNFAKAIAEMCGCVNATGSDLRSFCAAPTHALISAASLVKAETYKNVVLVAGGATAKLGMNGKSHVGKNLPILEDVLGGFAALISSNDGVHPILRTDFVGRHTVSSGSSPQAVTSALIADPLLKAGLTVNDIDVYSVEMQNPDITKPAGAGDVPLANLKMIGAIGVLKKQMEKKDLMTFVNAKSIPGWAPTQGHIPSGVPYLGFGIEDLTTGDKNRAMIVGKGSLFLGRMTNLFDGVSIILERNTGEVSQGNGNDSIKETVKTEMAEVLRHFAKKISED
- a CDS encoding glycine/sarcosine/betaine reductase component B subunit encodes the protein MKLELGNIKIDKVIKGNEEKIENHTLYINEQAIIDMVLEDDRIGNCTIEIAEPGDKTRITPVKDVIEPRCKIDSKAEIFPGVIGKMGIVGEGRTHVLKGCSVMTVGKIVGFQEGIIDMSGPGAEQTPFSKLNNICLVIEPTEGLDPHIYEEAARFAGLKVASYLGKLGETVEPDEVTTYETLPLLKQIEQYPDLPKVGYVYMLQTQGLLHDTYVYGADAKHIIPTILYPTEVMDGAVLSGNCVSACDKNTTYHHLNNPVIHDLYARHGKDINFMGVIITNETVYLADKVRSSDFSAKLSEYLGLDGVIITQEGFGNPDTDLIMNCKKIEEKDIKTVIVTDEYAGRDGASQSLADADPLADAVVTGGNANEIIVLPPMDKLIGQLDYVDVIAGGFDGSLREDGSIEVELQAITGATNEIGFNKTSAKGY
- the truA gene encoding tRNA pseudouridine(38-40) synthase TruA; translated protein: MRNIKLTVEYDGRRYSGWQRLGDSDKTIQGKIETTIEKMTEEKVEIIGSGRTDAGAHSRGQVANFKTESTMSLLEMQDYLNYYLPKDIVIKEIEEVPERFHARYNAKEKQYSYYVWNHRVPSVFDHHHSYHYVEKLDLDRLNEACEKLVGTHDFLGFSSLKKSKKSTTRTIDSITVEEENGMLHFTFVGNGFLYNMVRIIMGTLLEIGDGTLEVSVIDDIFEQKVRRDAGKTVPAQALFLDSVTY
- a CDS encoding metal-dependent hydrolase — protein: MEITYHGHSVISVITNDGTRLLFDPFITGNSLTDLKARDVKADYLLITHGHNDHIGDMISIAKKNDATIIAIPEIVHLATKNGVEKTHAMNIGGSFEFPFGRVKMVFSQHSSGYELGKEMLYMGEPAGFVLEIEGKTIYHAGDTAYFSDMALLSEDFEIEVAFLPIGDNFTMGLKDAAKASRTIQAKKVVPIHYNTFPVIKQNPNEFVALLPEGIGQVMAVGETLTVD
- the grdA gene encoding glycine/sarcosine/betaine reductase complex selenoprotein A, encoding MTLLDNKKIVVIGDRDGIPGLAIETCLEGTSAEVIFSSTECFVUTAAGAMDLENQRRVKDAADKYGAENVVVLIGAAEGEAGGLAAETVTNGDPTYAGPLTNQQLGLAVYHVVEPEFKEYVDEAVYEEQIGMMEMVLDVDDIIEEVSSIRKEYSKY
- a CDS encoding NAD(P)/FAD-dependent oxidoreductase, whose translation is MSEIYDVVIIGGGPSGLTAALYNARARLKTVVLEKTKIGGQIALTHEIANFPGAIEGKDDKDPSGPALVKRMADQATKYGAEIHLSKDVKSIELEGKIKRVICSDGTVYDSHAVICANGAQPRPIGCEGEKDLQGKGVSYCATCDGAFFEDLEVYVVGGGNSAVEEAEFITSFARKVTILQNLPHLTADEIAIEQAKKNPKIDYIFNTVIDEIRGDGLVESMVIRNTETGETTEILADEDDGTFGIFVFIGYIPNTELYKGVLELDDWGYIKTKEDMSTSLPGVFASGDIRPKTLRQVITAAGDGATAAHSAQKYVELTKS
- the grdB gene encoding glycine reductase complex selenoprotein B; its protein translation is MAKYRVVHYINQFYAGIGGEEKADIKPMTKAEIVGPGQAFKGALGEDVEIVGTVICGDSYFNENLDSALKEVMEMIASYKPDLVIAGPGFNAGRYGMACGAVAKGVMEELNIPAVTGLYEENPGTDMYKKDAYIVPVGNSAATMRKAVPGIAKLALKLLNKEEVSPAEDNYYVRGRKNYQTEHQGSYRAVDMLVNKLSGKEFTTEFPMPEFDNVEPGQPVKDIKKAKIALVTSGGIVPKGNPDHIESSSASKFGKYDISSVSNLTDATYETAHGGYDPVYANQDADRVLPVDVLRELEKAGEIGEIYPYFYTTVGNGTSVANAKKYAAEIAKDLVRDGVDAVILTSTUGTCTRCGATMVKEIEKTGIPVVHMCTVVPISLTVGANRIVPTIAIPHPLGNPSLDEVEEKKLRMKLVKKALVALQTPVEEQTVFE